The following proteins come from a genomic window of Lolium rigidum isolate FL_2022 chromosome 5, APGP_CSIRO_Lrig_0.1, whole genome shotgun sequence:
- the LOC124657311 gene encoding cysteine-rich receptor-like protein kinase 27, protein MANPNPEEAIKFIFAEIRERLLCFEYIKNGSLDRYIKDELRGLEWHTRYQIIKGICNGLDYLHHEKGIIHRDLKPPNILVDDLMVPKITDFGISKLLDGATHAVTSNSAISIGYTAPEFIHHGVVSFKSDIYSLGVIIMELVSGRKGNPDINNIRPYPWELLEFDKLELNFPFEKNKQIPCLLELTNVTDGYAAFHIQKGGMLEYFVEPDKGVVPAGSKCNVIVTLQPRKAAPCDTMCKDEFIVRCAAVNQGITAEYIHEDMFNKKSGKLVDEVTLTVVI, encoded by the exons ATGGCAAATCCAAACCCGGAAGAAGCAATCAAGTTTATATTTGCCGAGATAAGAGAACGATTACTCTGTTTTGAGTATATCAAGAACGGAAGCCTCGACAGATATATTAAAG ATGAATTAAGGGGACTTGAATGGCACACACGGTACCAAATTATTAAAGGAATATGCAACGGCCTGGATTATCTTCACCATGAAAAGGGTATTATTCACAGAGATCTGAAACCTCCCAACATACTGGTTGATGATCTTATGGTACCAAAAATAACAGATTTTGGTATATCAAAACTCCTTGATGGAGCAACACACGCGGTCACTAGTAACTCTGCAATATCAAT TGGATACACCGCTCCGGAATTCATACATCATGGTGTGGTGTCATTCAAGTCAGATATCTATAGTCTGGGAGTTATAATCATGGAGCTCGTGTCTGGACGTAAGGGCAACCCAGATATTAACAAT ATAAGACCTTACCCATGGGAGCTGCTAGAGTTTGACAAGCTCGAGCTGAATTTCCCCTTTGAGAAAAACAAGCAGATACCATGCTTACTTGAGTTAACCAACGTAACAGATGGTTACGCTGCCTTCCATATCCAAAAGGGAGGAATGCTGGAATACTTCGTAGAGCCTGACAAAGGTGTTGTGCCAGCAGGATCCAAGTGTAATGTCATTGTAACGCTGCAACCACGGAAGGCGGCGCCATGTGATACAATGTGCAAGGACGAGTTCATCGTGCGGTGCGCCGCTGTGAACCAGGGCATCACAGCTGAGTATATCCACGAAGACATGTTCAACAAGAAGTCAGGCAAGTTGGTCGATGAGGTGACGTTGACCGTTGTTATTTAG